One region of Chryseobacterium sp. SORGH_AS_0447 genomic DNA includes:
- a CDS encoding aspartate aminotransferase family protein, with protein sequence MNLFNVYPLFNINPVKAQGSFLWDDKGEQYLDFYGGHAVISIGHNHPYYQGRLKEQLDKISFYSNSVQNELQTELAEKLGKLSGLEEYNLFLCNSGAEANENALKLASFHNGKSKVLYFSGSFHGRTSAAVSVTDNPKIVAPVNYDERFIKSEWNNIAQLEDIFEKEGNAISSVIIEGIQGVGGIMIPTVEFLTKIKELCEKHNTVLILDEVQSGYGRSGYFFAHQEFEIEADVITTAKGMGNGFPIGGVLIHPKFKASNGLLGTTFGGNHLACAAAIAVLDVMQEENLIENAQKMGAYIEDAIKDFPHIKTIRRKGLMIGIELDRDCAEVRNSLLYDHHIFTGNSNDKTVLRILPALNIKKEETDLFVTALKTVLENITVKEQEVFIH encoded by the coding sequence ATGAATTTATTCAACGTATATCCATTATTTAACATCAATCCTGTCAAAGCGCAGGGATCATTTCTCTGGGACGACAAAGGAGAACAGTATCTTGATTTTTACGGCGGCCATGCGGTGATTTCCATCGGGCATAATCATCCGTATTATCAGGGCAGATTAAAAGAACAGTTAGACAAAATATCTTTCTATTCCAACTCCGTTCAGAATGAATTGCAGACTGAGCTGGCCGAAAAATTAGGAAAGCTTTCCGGGCTGGAAGAGTATAACCTTTTTCTGTGCAATTCGGGAGCGGAGGCCAATGAAAATGCATTAAAGCTGGCTTCTTTTCATAACGGGAAAAGCAAAGTGCTTTATTTTTCAGGTTCATTCCATGGAAGAACCTCGGCAGCAGTATCCGTTACGGATAATCCGAAGATCGTTGCTCCGGTAAACTATGATGAGCGGTTTATTAAATCGGAATGGAACAACATCGCGCAGCTGGAAGATATTTTCGAAAAAGAAGGAAATGCAATTTCATCGGTCATCATCGAAGGGATTCAGGGGGTAGGCGGAATTATGATTCCAACGGTTGAATTTTTAACCAAAATCAAGGAATTATGCGAAAAACATAATACCGTCCTGATTCTGGATGAAGTGCAGTCGGGCTATGGAAGAAGCGGATATTTCTTCGCCCATCAGGAGTTTGAGATAGAAGCCGATGTGATTACCACGGCGAAAGGAATGGGGAACGGTTTCCCGATCGGCGGTGTTCTGATCCACCCGAAATTTAAAGCCAGCAACGGCCTGCTGGGAACCACTTTCGGCGGGAATCATTTAGCCTGTGCAGCGGCGATCGCTGTACTGGATGTGATGCAAGAGGAAAATCTTATCGAAAATGCTCAGAAAATGGGAGCGTATATTGAAGATGCGATTAAGGATTTTCCGCATATCAAAACGATCCGGAGGAAAGGACTGATGATCGGTATTGAACTCGACAGGGACTGTGCGGAAGTGAGGAACAGTCTGTTGTATGACCATCATATTTTTACAGGAAATTCCAACGATAAGACGGTGCTGAGGATTCTCCCAGCGCTGAATATCAAAAAAGAGGAAACCGATCTGTTTGTTACAGCTTTAAAAACGGTTTTAGAAAATATAACGGTAAAAGAGCAGGAAGTTTTTATACATTAG
- a CDS encoding DUF6814 family protein, with the protein MNGLKKILGLLWIAIALVVGYFGITVLGIPKISSGKQEDLVFGIIILFVLMPIISGGLAIFGYYALTGEYADEKN; encoded by the coding sequence ATGAACGGATTAAAAAAAATATTAGGCTTACTCTGGATCGCCATTGCGCTTGTGGTAGGATATTTCGGAATTACCGTTTTGGGAATTCCTAAAATAAGCTCAGGAAAACAGGAAGACCTTGTTTTCGGGATTATTATCCTTTTCGTGCTGATGCCGATTATCTCAGGCGGGCTGGCCATTTTCGGCTATTATGCCCTGACAGGAGAATATGCCGACGAGAAAAATTAA
- a CDS encoding helix-turn-helix domain-containing protein, with protein sequence MENKCPKCNSIKVVKSGIVNEKQRFLCKDCKYYFTVKKLGKQIDYYYVTKALQLYLEGLSFREIERIIGVSHVTISSWIKKYNITRPPHSEFHPVYKILKQNELIEYMSKEENIKNSGLIITQFADKYMLIKWERFKK encoded by the coding sequence ATGGAAAATAAATGTCCTAAATGCAACAGCATCAAGGTCGTAAAAAGCGGAATCGTTAATGAAAAACAGCGTTTCCTGTGCAAGGATTGCAAATACTATTTTACGGTAAAAAAATTGGGAAAACAGATTGACTATTACTATGTAACCAAAGCCTTACAGCTTTATCTTGAGGGTTTAAGCTTCCGGGAGATCGAAAGGATCATCGGGGTTTCCCATGTCACCATCAGTTCATGGATCAAGAAATACAACATCACAAGACCGCCCCATTCGGAGTTTCATCCTGTCTACAAAATACTGAAGCAAAACGAGCTGATCGAATACATGTCAAAAGAAGAGAACATTAAAAATTCAGGACTTATCATCACCCAGTTTGCGGATAAATACATGCTGATTAAATGGGAAAGATTTAAAAAATGA
- the argC gene encoding N-acetyl-gamma-glutamyl-phosphate reductase, with product MKTVGIIGANGYTGSELIRILAFHPNISLSFLYSRSNPGIKISDLYPDLETVCDMVLTDQPQDTDIVFLCLPHKESRNWLAQNPVKEETLVIDLGNDFRLDGNFGDRNFIYGLPEINKKQLSGAKSIANPGCFATAIQLALLPLADKGLLNDVYTTGITGSTGAGQSLQATTHFTWRNNNISAYKTLTHQHVDEILQQLVTLNSDEVSLNFVPWRGDFARGIFTSSTIKTEAALSDIEQWFREFYAEEPFVTVSEKGIDLKQVVNTNRCVIQIERCGNVTVIHSTIDNLLKGASGQAVQNMNIAMGWEENLGLNLKPVAF from the coding sequence ATGAAGACGGTAGGAATTATAGGAGCGAACGGTTATACCGGAAGTGAGCTGATCCGCATTCTGGCTTTTCATCCGAACATTTCGCTGAGCTTTTTATACAGCCGTTCCAATCCGGGAATCAAGATTTCAGATCTGTACCCGGACCTGGAAACCGTTTGCGATATGGTGCTGACCGATCAGCCGCAGGATACCGATATTGTATTCCTGTGCCTTCCTCATAAAGAAAGCCGGAACTGGCTGGCTCAGAATCCGGTAAAGGAAGAAACATTGGTGATCGATCTGGGAAATGATTTCCGGTTGGACGGGAATTTCGGAGACCGAAATTTTATCTACGGATTGCCCGAAATTAATAAAAAACAGCTTTCAGGAGCTAAGAGTATTGCCAATCCGGGATGTTTTGCCACCGCCATTCAGCTGGCTTTGCTTCCTTTAGCAGATAAAGGGTTGCTTAATGATGTTTACACCACCGGAATTACAGGATCTACCGGAGCGGGGCAGTCTTTGCAGGCGACGACGCATTTTACCTGGAGGAACAATAATATTTCAGCTTATAAAACACTGACGCATCAGCATGTGGATGAAATTTTGCAACAGCTGGTTACGTTGAACTCAGATGAAGTCAGCTTGAATTTTGTTCCGTGGAGAGGGGATTTTGCAAGAGGAATTTTTACGAGCTCTACGATAAAAACAGAGGCGGCACTATCAGATATCGAGCAGTGGTTCAGGGAGTTTTATGCAGAGGAGCCTTTCGTAACGGTAAGTGAAAAAGGCATTGATTTAAAACAGGTTGTCAATACCAATCGCTGTGTGATTCAGATTGAAAGATGTGGGAATGTGACAGTCATTCACTCAACGATTGACAATCTATTGAAAGGTGCTTCCGGACAGGCGGTACAAAACATGAATATCGCGATGGGCTGGGAAGAAAACCTGGGACTGAACCTGAAGCCGGTAGCTTTTTAA
- a CDS encoding argininosuccinate synthase, whose protein sequence is MSKKVVLAFSGGLDTSYCAKYLSEILGYEVYAVTVNTGGFTEEEEKELEKRALNLGVKEYRCIDAQKDYYQSCVKYLIFGNVLKNNTYPLSVSAERTIQAQEIAKYAIETGADAIAHGSTGAGNDQVRFDLIFQVMCPEVEIITPIRDMALSREEEIEFLKSHGYDKEFQKAQYSVNKGLWGTSVGGKETLTSRNYLPEEAFPSQIKETRPSGLEIEFTHGEVTAVNGEHFEHPVYAIQKIEQLASAYGIGRDIHVGDTIVGIKGRVGFEAAAASVIIKAHHLLEKHTLSKYQQTIKSQLSDWYGNWLHEALFLDPVMRNIESFLTDSQKTVSGKVFVTLHPYRFILNGIESVHDLMSDKFGSYGEANRAWTGDDVKGYTKILSNSLNIYHQINKANG, encoded by the coding sequence ATGAGCAAGAAAGTAGTTTTAGCGTTTAGCGGAGGTCTCGATACCTCGTACTGTGCTAAATACCTCAGTGAAATATTGGGGTATGAGGTGTATGCCGTAACGGTGAACACCGGAGGTTTTACGGAAGAAGAGGAAAAAGAACTGGAGAAAAGGGCGTTGAACCTTGGCGTAAAAGAGTACAGGTGCATAGACGCTCAGAAAGATTATTATCAGTCTTGTGTAAAATATCTGATTTTCGGGAATGTGCTGAAAAACAATACCTATCCTCTGTCTGTAAGCGCAGAACGCACCATCCAGGCACAGGAAATTGCTAAATATGCGATTGAAACCGGTGCGGATGCCATTGCGCACGGAAGTACTGGAGCAGGAAATGACCAGGTCCGCTTTGACCTGATTTTCCAGGTGATGTGCCCGGAAGTGGAAATCATTACGCCGATCCGTGATATGGCTTTGTCCCGTGAAGAAGAAATTGAATTCCTCAAAAGCCACGGCTATGATAAGGAATTCCAGAAAGCGCAGTATTCCGTAAATAAAGGATTGTGGGGAACTTCGGTGGGCGGAAAAGAAACCCTGACTTCAAGAAATTACCTTCCTGAAGAAGCGTTTCCATCACAAATTAAAGAAACCCGGCCTTCCGGATTGGAAATCGAGTTTACCCATGGGGAAGTTACCGCAGTAAACGGAGAACATTTTGAGCATCCGGTCTATGCGATTCAGAAGATTGAGCAGCTTGCATCTGCTTACGGAATCGGCCGTGATATCCACGTCGGGGATACTATTGTAGGCATTAAAGGCAGGGTAGGATTTGAAGCGGCAGCAGCCTCCGTGATCATCAAAGCGCATCATTTACTGGAAAAACATACGCTTTCGAAATACCAGCAGACGATCAAGTCACAGCTGTCCGATTGGTATGGGAACTGGCTTCACGAAGCGCTTTTCCTGGATCCGGTAATGAGAAATATCGAATCTTTCCTTACGGATTCCCAGAAAACAGTCAGCGGTAAAGTTTTCGTAACCCTTCATCCGTACCGTTTTATTTTAAACGGGATTGAATCCGTTCATGATCTGATGTCCGACAAATTCGGAAGTTATGGGGAAGCGAACAGGGCCTGGACGGGCGATGATGTAAAAGGCTACACAAAAATTCTGAGCAATTCATTGAATATATACCATCAGATCAATAAGGCGAATGGCTGA
- a CDS encoding acetylornithine carbamoyltransferase produces the protein MKKFTAVSDVENLQEIIKKALLIKEDPLSEPEKGKGKTIGLVFLNSSLRTRLSSQIAAQNLGLNVLTLNAAQEAWNLEFADGAVMNGDTVEHIKDAIEVLNQYCDIIAVRCFAGMKNKEDDVNESILSQFEQHAKVPVISLESATRHPLQSLADCITITENWKKEGKPKVVLTWAPHIKPIAQAVGNSFAEWMQEMDVDFVITNPVGYDLDKKFTKNVPVIHDQEEALKDADFVYVKNWSSFDDYAAMPEVKENWMLTSEKLEATHEAKVMHCLPVRRNVELSDEVMDGEHSIIYQQAKNRIFSAQAVFSEILDEINTK, from the coding sequence ATGAAAAAATTCACCGCTGTAAGTGACGTTGAAAACTTACAGGAAATTATAAAAAAAGCTTTATTAATCAAAGAAGATCCGCTCTCGGAACCTGAGAAAGGAAAAGGGAAAACCATCGGGCTGGTCTTTTTGAATTCAAGTTTACGAACACGTCTCAGCAGCCAGATTGCCGCTCAGAATTTAGGGTTAAATGTGCTTACTCTAAATGCGGCCCAGGAAGCCTGGAACCTTGAATTTGCTGACGGTGCCGTGATGAACGGTGATACTGTAGAACACATCAAAGATGCAATCGAGGTGCTGAACCAGTATTGCGATATCATCGCCGTGCGTTGTTTTGCCGGCATGAAAAACAAGGAAGATGACGTGAATGAAAGTATTTTAAGTCAGTTTGAGCAGCACGCCAAAGTTCCGGTCATTTCATTGGAATCGGCGACGCGCCATCCTTTGCAGAGCCTTGCAGACTGTATCACGATTACTGAAAACTGGAAGAAAGAAGGTAAGCCGAAAGTTGTTCTGACCTGGGCGCCGCACATCAAGCCGATCGCACAGGCGGTAGGAAATTCTTTTGCCGAATGGATGCAGGAAATGGATGTTGATTTCGTGATCACCAATCCGGTAGGCTATGATCTGGACAAAAAATTTACGAAAAACGTACCGGTGATCCATGATCAGGAAGAAGCCCTGAAAGATGCAGACTTTGTTTACGTAAAAAACTGGTCTTCATTTGATGATTATGCGGCGATGCCCGAAGTAAAAGAAAACTGGATGCTGACCAGTGAAAAACTGGAAGCCACCCATGAGGCAAAGGTCATGCACTGCCTTCCGGTCCGCAGAAATGTGGAACTGAGTGATGAGGTGATGGATGGGGAACATTCCATTATTTACCAGCAGGCCAAAAACCGGATTTTCTCGGCACAGGCCGTGTTTTCTGAGATTCTGGATGAAATCAATACAAAATAG
- a CDS encoding MFS transporter, with translation MSENHHDAYQNMTEKQKNRTIWSVITASSLGTLIEWYDFYIFGSLAVVLATKFFPADNPTAAFLSTLATFAAGFVVRPFGALFFGRLGDLIGRKYTFLVTLLIMGFSTFLIGCIPSYETIGFMAPVLVLILRLLQGLALGGEYGGAATYVAEYAQPHRRGYWTSWIQTTATAGLFISLIIILITKSTLSAEDFDNWGWRVPFWISILMVGVSYIIRKNMKESPLFAKAKSEGKTSKNPLKESFGNKFNFKFVLLALFGAAMGQGVIWYTGQFYAMSFLQKVMNIESAQVDKLMAIALLMGTPFFVFFGWLSDKLGRKAIMMTGMLVAILAYRPIYDKMFNSIDLKSKTVAESGLVEKRTAKVHDKITTDSLITFHKELTYTDGTFMKKDSIVHWSPTGPVMKDGKADKPTVTQTVKINTDTNILLIFLVFIQVIFVTMVYGPIAAFLVEMFPVRIRYTSMSLPYHIGNGVFGGLLPAVATYLVTTGKEAGHATWYLEGLWYPIGVASVCLLIGIFYLKNKNNNIHD, from the coding sequence ATGAGCGAAAATCATCACGATGCTTACCAAAACATGACCGAGAAGCAGAAAAACCGCACGATCTGGAGCGTTATTACCGCATCCTCACTCGGCACCCTGATCGAATGGTACGATTTCTATATCTTCGGAAGTTTGGCCGTCGTTTTAGCAACAAAATTTTTCCCGGCAGACAATCCTACGGCCGCTTTTCTATCCACCTTGGCGACTTTTGCCGCAGGATTTGTGGTGAGGCCTTTCGGAGCGCTGTTCTTCGGAAGACTGGGAGACCTTATCGGAAGAAAATATACGTTCCTGGTCACTTTGCTGATTATGGGATTCTCAACATTCCTGATCGGGTGTATTCCAAGTTATGAAACCATCGGGTTTATGGCGCCTGTCCTGGTTTTAATTTTAAGATTATTACAGGGACTGGCATTAGGAGGGGAATACGGAGGTGCCGCAACCTATGTGGCAGAATACGCCCAACCTCACCGGCGGGGTTACTGGACTTCCTGGATCCAAACCACAGCAACGGCAGGTCTTTTCATTTCATTAATCATCATCCTGATTACCAAAAGTACATTATCGGCCGAAGATTTCGATAACTGGGGATGGAGGGTTCCTTTCTGGATCTCGATCCTGATGGTAGGCGTTTCGTACATCATCAGAAAGAATATGAAAGAATCGCCGCTTTTTGCGAAGGCCAAAAGTGAAGGAAAAACATCCAAAAACCCGTTGAAAGAAAGCTTCGGAAATAAGTTCAATTTTAAATTCGTGCTACTGGCCTTATTCGGGGCCGCCATGGGACAAGGGGTTATCTGGTATACCGGGCAGTTTTACGCCATGAGTTTCCTCCAGAAAGTAATGAATATCGAATCAGCACAAGTCGACAAGCTGATGGCTATTGCGCTCCTAATGGGAACTCCTTTCTTCGTATTTTTCGGATGGCTTTCCGATAAGCTGGGAAGAAAAGCCATCATGATGACGGGAATGCTGGTGGCTATTCTGGCTTACCGACCTATTTATGACAAAATGTTCAACAGCATCGACCTGAAATCAAAAACCGTTGCGGAAAGCGGCCTGGTTGAAAAAAGAACGGCGAAAGTTCATGACAAAATCACGACCGACAGTTTGATTACGTTCCATAAAGAACTGACCTATACCGACGGTACTTTCATGAAAAAAGACAGCATCGTTCACTGGTCGCCGACAGGACCGGTAATGAAAGACGGAAAAGCTGATAAACCTACCGTTACCCAAACAGTAAAGATCAATACCGACACGAATATACTGCTGATCTTTTTAGTATTTATCCAGGTGATTTTCGTAACAATGGTGTACGGACCGATTGCCGCCTTTTTAGTGGAAATGTTCCCGGTGAGGATCCGTTATACCTCCATGTCGCTGCCTTATCACATCGGAAACGGGGTCTTCGGAGGATTGCTTCCTGCCGTAGCCACTTACCTGGTAACAACAGGAAAAGAAGCCGGACATGCCACCTGGTATCTAGAAGGTCTCTGGTACCCGATCGGCGTAGCTTCTGTCTGTCTTTTGATCGGTATATTCTATCTTAAAAACAAGAACAACAATATTCACGATTAA
- a CDS encoding porin: MKKLLTFLGLALISNSLYSQGSPDYGSGLKLNLNQQGDKYVRFILWDQFWLRNTEMNPGSMVGGEPTDNSWSLGNRRLRALAYAQISKRYMIMLHFGINNQTFINGGAPGTTGTGGNGNGKKTQLFFHDAWNEYAVVLPGEAGKFSLSLGAGLHYYMGLSRMTMASTLNFLTVDSPIFTWPLIDNSDQFARQLGMFAKGKYGKLEYRFSLNKPFATDLTPANVLDPSKAVAVDNNGNPNFSKAGYVEYQFLDEESNLLPFKVGSYLGTKKVFNIGAGFYHQKDGTRTSVNSNIEKHDITLVAVDAFADIPLGNAKNKMAVSAYAGYYNYQFGPNYLRNLGIMNIAASDPNFIGQKAIAGPGNMQPTIGTGNMIYAQAGLLLPSQAEKPKIRIQPFAAYTHKSFEALEKSSSQFDIGANWFLDGHHAKITTQYSTRPVYTSPTESPSSKGEFIIQFQIYL, encoded by the coding sequence ATGAAGAAATTACTCACTTTTCTCGGATTAGCTTTAATCAGCAATTCTTTATATTCCCAGGGTTCGCCGGATTATGGAAGCGGATTAAAACTCAACCTGAATCAACAGGGCGACAAATACGTTCGGTTTATTTTATGGGATCAGTTCTGGCTGAGAAATACAGAAATGAACCCGGGCAGCATGGTAGGCGGTGAGCCGACTGACAATTCCTGGAGCCTGGGAAACCGCAGACTTCGTGCGCTGGCTTACGCACAGATTTCCAAAAGATACATGATTATGCTTCATTTTGGAATTAACAATCAGACCTTCATCAACGGCGGAGCACCCGGAACCACAGGTACCGGAGGAAACGGCAACGGGAAAAAGACCCAGCTGTTTTTCCATGATGCATGGAATGAGTACGCTGTAGTCCTGCCCGGAGAAGCCGGAAAGTTCAGCCTTTCGTTGGGAGCCGGACTGCATTATTACATGGGACTTTCGCGAATGACCATGGCTTCCACGCTGAATTTTCTTACGGTGGACTCTCCGATTTTCACCTGGCCTTTAATTGATAATTCCGATCAGTTTGCCCGGCAGCTGGGGATGTTTGCCAAAGGAAAATATGGAAAGCTGGAATACCGCTTCAGCCTGAACAAACCTTTTGCAACCGATCTTACTCCTGCCAATGTTCTCGATCCTTCAAAAGCGGTAGCGGTTGACAACAACGGAAACCCGAATTTCTCAAAAGCAGGGTATGTGGAATATCAGTTTTTGGATGAAGAATCGAATCTGCTTCCTTTCAAAGTGGGTTCTTATCTTGGAACAAAAAAAGTCTTCAACATCGGTGCGGGATTCTATCATCAGAAAGACGGAACACGGACTTCCGTCAATTCAAATATCGAAAAGCACGACATTACCCTGGTGGCTGTTGATGCCTTTGCCGATATTCCTTTGGGAAATGCCAAAAACAAAATGGCCGTTTCTGCGTATGCCGGCTATTACAATTATCAGTTCGGCCCGAACTACCTCAGAAATCTGGGAATCATGAACATTGCGGCTTCCGATCCTAATTTTATCGGCCAGAAAGCGATTGCCGGTCCGGGAAATATGCAGCCGACCATTGGAACAGGGAACATGATCTATGCCCAGGCCGGATTATTATTACCAAGCCAGGCAGAAAAACCTAAAATCAGGATTCAGCCTTTCGCAGCATATACGCATAAAAGTTTTGAAGCATTGGAGAAATCTTCTTCCCAATTCGATATCGGAGCCAACTGGTTCCTGGACGGCCATCACGCTAAAATTACGACCCAGTACTCCACAAGGCCAGTGTATACAAGCCCGACAGAAAGCCCTTCTTCCAAAGGAGAATTCATCATCCAGTTCCAGATTTATCTGTAG
- the argB gene encoding acetylglutamate kinase: MKEKLYIVKIGGALIDDEELLDEFLEQFAGIGEKKILVHGGGKLATTLADKLGIEQKMVNGRRITDKETLDLVAMVYAGGINKNIVARLQQKKCKAIGFSGADANLIKAKKREDAEIDFGFVGDITEKGVNRKLISKMMKLDLVPVFSAITHDKKGHLFNTNADTIASVIAQALSVKYDVELVYCFDKEGVLEDVNNPESLIKNISEQEFSLLKNAGKLHKGILPKLENALGAIRNNVNKVFLIKETQLKNHIENHHAGTEICL; this comes from the coding sequence ATGAAAGAAAAGTTATACATCGTAAAAATTGGCGGCGCACTGATCGACGACGAGGAATTGCTCGACGAGTTCCTGGAACAGTTCGCGGGGATCGGTGAGAAAAAGATCCTGGTTCATGGCGGAGGGAAGCTCGCTACAACTTTAGCGGATAAACTTGGAATCGAGCAGAAGATGGTGAACGGGCGCCGGATTACGGATAAAGAAACCCTGGATCTGGTGGCCATGGTCTATGCCGGCGGCATCAATAAAAATATCGTGGCCAGGCTTCAGCAGAAAAAATGCAAGGCCATCGGCTTTTCAGGGGCGGATGCAAATTTAATTAAGGCTAAGAAAAGGGAAGATGCGGAAATTGATTTTGGATTCGTAGGCGATATTACCGAGAAAGGGGTAAACAGAAAACTGATCTCAAAAATGATGAAGCTTGATCTGGTTCCTGTGTTTTCCGCGATCACCCACGATAAAAAAGGACACCTTTTCAATACCAATGCAGATACGATTGCTTCGGTGATCGCCCAGGCTTTATCAGTAAAATATGATGTGGAATTGGTCTATTGTTTTGATAAAGAAGGGGTTTTGGAAGATGTAAATAATCCTGAATCGTTAATTAAAAATATTTCGGAACAGGAATTTTCCCTTTTGAAAAACGCAGGGAAATTACATAAAGGAATTCTGCCCAAGCTTGAAAATGCGCTGGGAGCCATAAGAAATAATGTAAACAAGGTATTCTTAATAAAAGAAACCCAACTGAAAAACCATATCGAAAACCATCATGCAGGAACTGAAATCTGTTTATAG
- a CDS encoding GNAT family N-acetyltransferase has protein sequence MNIEVSSSIHLMYVNEIQQEMYDSAQRRGTGIAKRSIEYLSKKITEGNAVVATDNGKWVGFCYIETWSHGQFVANSGLIVSPNFRHLGVATLIKDKVFALSRSKYPEAKIFGLTTGLAVMKINSDLGYKPVIYSELTQDEEFWNGCKSCVNYDILMKKERKNCLCTAMLFVPENVKKNSAENSQPDNRYNNEQESSFSV, from the coding sequence ATGAATATAGAAGTTTCCTCATCCATTCACCTGATGTATGTGAATGAAATACAACAGGAAATGTATGATTCTGCACAGCGCAGAGGAACGGGAATAGCCAAGCGTTCCATAGAATACCTCAGTAAGAAAATTACTGAAGGCAATGCGGTAGTGGCCACGGATAACGGCAAGTGGGTAGGGTTCTGCTATATTGAAACCTGGTCTCACGGTCAGTTTGTAGCCAATTCGGGACTTATTGTTTCTCCGAATTTCAGGCATCTGGGAGTCGCTACCCTGATCAAGGATAAAGTATTCGCTTTATCCCGGAGTAAGTATCCGGAAGCCAAAATTTTCGGATTAACCACCGGATTGGCGGTGATGAAGATTAACAGCGACCTCGGTTATAAGCCTGTCATCTATTCCGAACTCACCCAGGATGAAGAATTCTGGAACGGCTGCAAAAGCTGCGTGAATTATGATATTCTGATGAAAAAAGAACGGAAAAACTGTCTGTGTACGGCGATGCTTTTCGTTCCTGAAAATGTAAAAAAAAACAGTGCTGAAAATAGTCAGCCGGATAATCGATACAATAATGAGCAAGAAAGTAGTTTTAGCGTTTAG